Proteins encoded together in one Branchiostoma floridae strain S238N-H82 chromosome 18, Bfl_VNyyK, whole genome shotgun sequence window:
- the LOC118405480 gene encoding polyamine-modulated factor 1-binding protein 1-like, whose product MTTAVETPKIVQLHEEFYSGAEQQRLQKKAAQYEKNIADLTEKIKQLEKKNKQWKLKVEDIAEQKKKIAMSTRKNSRAFDDVSHRLAVMTRRLEDSKKQESTAVRQADEAKDEAKGLKVTLQKLQREKDLLERQKENTLRERDSAASLYVTLEKNVSELKKENDDLKSAKNRALQEKDIIEQERDTYKSKAEILEKKQKELMKEKIELEDDMSAIVREAQRGKDSLEIEKERLVEENKGLKLRAERAERKIDESFSSHVELEREHEYLMLQNEQALEERDIERTRTAHLSKLLEKTRREKAWAMERLEIAMMDIQMSTMQHQQQSVGVMCDMADERPSSKNRGTQTTYRACVFCFRNTNNINGRGNLQREKEPKTSVKSKIPLKIEATKTQSEPDLDKTAQATMTPDDNYASFDDDMTSRQIYDQDETTAETSELFPIDRPTGRRNRYLEDILRIYTLD is encoded by the exons ATGACGACCGCTGTGGAGACGCCGAAAATAGTCCAATTACACGAGGAGTTTTATTCGGGCGCGGAGCAGCAGCGGTTACAGAAGAAGGCAGCCCAGTACGAAAAGAACATCGCCGATCTGACGGAGAAGATCAAACAACTTGAGAAAAAGAACAAGCAGTGGAAGCTGAAGGTGGAAGACATCGCggagcagaagaagaagatagcCATGTCTACAAGAAAGAACAGTCGGGCGTTCGATGATGTCAGTCATCGTCTTGCGGTGATGACAAGGAGACTTGAAGATTCTAAGAAACAGGAGAGCACGGCGGTGAGACAGGCTGACGAGGCGAAGGATGAGGCCAAGGGACtgaaag TAACTCTACAAAAACTCCAAAGGGAGAAAGACCTTCTAGAGAGACAGAAGGAGAATACCCTTCGTGAGCGGGACTCCGCCGCGTCTCTGTACGTAACTCTGGAGAAAAACGTCTCGGAACTTAAGAAAGAAAACGACGACCTCAAATCTGCCAAGAACCGCGCTCTCCAAGAGAAAGACATCATCGAACAAGAAAGAGACACTTACAAATCCAAAGCAGAGATCCTCGAAAAGAAGCAGAAGGAGTTAATGAAAGAGAAAATTGAGCTGGAAGACGATATGAGCGCGATTGTTCGCGAGGCGCAAAGAGGAAAGGACAGTCTTGAGATCGAGAAAGAACGGCTGGTGGAAGAAAACAAGGGACTGAAGCTACGGGCGGAGCGAGCCGAGAGAAAAATAGACGAGAGCTTCAGCAGCCACGTGGAGCTGGAACGGGAACACGAGTATCTCATGTTGCAGAACGAACAGGCACTGGAGGAACGAGATATCGAGAGGACCCGGACCGCGCATCTGTCCAAGCTTCTGGAGAAGACGAGACGAGAGAAGGCCTGGGCCATGGAGAGACTGGAAATCGCTATGATGGACATCCAGATGTCGACCATGCAGCACCAACAGCAGTCGGTAGGAGTCATGTGTGACATGGCGGACGAGAGGCCGAGTTCAAAGAACAGGGGAACGCAAACCACCTATCGCGCGTGCGTCTTCTGTTTCCGGAACACCAACAATATCAACGGTCGCGGCAACTTACAGAGAGAGAAGGAACCCAAAACGTCGGTCAAGTCCAAGATCCCGCTCAAGATTGAGGCGACAAAGACGCAGAGCGAACCGGACCTCGACAAGACTGCGCAGGCAACGATGACGCCAGACGACAACTACGCATCTTTTGATGACGACATGACATCGA GACAAATCTACGACCAAGACGAAACGACAGCCGAGACGAGTGAACTCTTTCCAATAGACAGACCGACCGGACGGCGCAACAGGTACCTGGAGGACATCCTGCGGATATACACACTGGACTGA